In the Candidatus Chlamydia sanziniae genome, AGGGATATTATTTGCATAAGAATACATAAGTTCAGAATATCCTGCGTTCCACTGTAAGGCCGCCTCAAATTCTATCTCCCCATCATCTCCTGCGCGAATCCCTGAAATATAAATAGGATTGGGAAACAGGCTTTCTTTATTTTGATTCAAATAGCTGACAAAAGACTGAATGCCCCCTTCATAAAAGAAAATGACCTTATTAAAACTTACATCACGATCATCTTCAAATGTGATAGTTACTCCCCGATTTAAAAAAGCAAGTTCTCTTAAACGTTTTATTAAAATAGAGCAGTCAAATGTGCATGTAGAAAAAATTGTTGGATCAGGGTGGAAAGTAATTTCAGTTCCCTGCTTATCTGTAGAACCTAGGATCGTGAGTGAGGTGATCGGGACTCCTTTAGAAAATTCCATTTGGTAGCCTTGTTTCTCTTTAAAGACTTTAGCAACAAGCTTTTCTGCAAGAGCATTTACACATGAAACTCCTACTCCATGAAGTCCTCCAGAGACTTTATAACTATCTTTATCAAATTTTCCACCTGCGTGAAGGACTGTGAGAACAACTTCTAAAGCAGAAACCCCCCTCCCTTGTTTTACAGATTCTCGTTTATGAACCTCTATAGGAATTCCGCGACCATTATCTGCAATTGTGATCCCCCCATCTTCTAGGATACGCACATCAATCTGTGAGCAGTAACCAGCCATAGCTTCATCAATACTGTTATCTACAACTTCATAGACAAGGTGATGAAGTCCTGAAATTCCTGTATCCCCAATATACATACCTGGGCGTTCGCGAACAGCTTGTAATCCTTCTAAAACGGTAATGGCTGAGGCATCATAATTTTTTTCTTTTGGACTCATAAACTTATCCTAACAAAAACTGTATCCCCTGAATCTGTGCGTGAGGCACAATCTTATGCAAGCAGGTAATCAAGTCACTCTGATCTGTTTGTTTTAATAAAGCATATAAAGAGGAATTATAAACTTTTACTAATAAAACTTGCTCTTTAAACCCTATGGCTCGAGACATTTCTTTATACTTACCTTCTAGAATTTTATTCCATGCTTCGACTATTTCTTGGGGATGCGCAGCTAAAATGCGCTCAATATCTTTTAAATAGCTATAAAGATAGTGTTTAGCATGTTTAATAGGTGAGGCTGTTTTTTTTAATGGATGTCTTTTTCGTCGTAAAAACATGACCTACCTGAAGGACAATGCAATGTATTATCGAATACACTACATCAAAAGAAACTTCTTATATCCAATAAAATGAAAAAAGTCAATACAACGTTAAGAATTCTCTTAAAAGGACCTTTTTATAAAAATAGACGACTGCATGCAAACATACAATTTAACAATGATTATAAGAAAATATAAAATAATTCAATTTACATGCAACCCAAACAGTCAATAGTTTAGATTCATTGTGTCCATAAATATCACAGGTGTCTTGATTATTAATTGCAAGAAAACCTGCACTGCATAACTTATTATCCTTGTAGTGGCTTCAAACAGAGTTTGAGCAATAAATATTACAGTAATCATTGAAGCAAGCAAAAACCTTCCTATGATTTGAAGAAGAAGGTCAATTCCTTTTAGAATAATTTCCACAATCACTATAAGGGTTCCTAAGCCTGCCATTTCAATGAGCCCACGGACGCAGTGTTGCATGGAATAAGGAGAAGAAGAGGATTTTAAGGGAATACAGCCTTCTATCTTATTTGAAGGATAGGATGCCCTTGCTTGTTCAATCCTTTGTAATCCAATCACCATTCCTAGTAGAGGAACAGCTCCTTGAACATTAGTTACAAATTGAGAAGAGGAGCGTATACCAAAGGCCGGTGCATTCACATTGATTCCCATAACACGTTCTCCTAAAAATCTAGGTAGCATTTTTTCGAAAAATGCGATTTATTTGCAATCCAAATACTTCTCTTGTCTAATCACTTGTAAAGAAGAGTCCTGGTTATTTTTCGTTCTCTTCTACTATTGTGATAATGTTTCCTTGATATTTTAAATCAAAAAAATTTTTTACAGCACTACTTTGAAAAAGTTTCTTTAGTTTAAGCATTGCACAAGTGTTGAGATCTTCATCGCGAATCACCACAATATTTGTATATTTAGACATATCCAGATTTTCTAAACATAGACTATCCACTTTTGGGGAGAATCCTCCAGCAATAGCGAAATGTCCAGGAATAACAGCAGCATCTGTGTCAGAAAGAGAACCCATTAGAAGAGGAGCAGCCACCTCAACTATAGTGATATTTCTATTGTCTTTTCCGCAGACATCTCTAGAAGTTGTGTTCAAGTCGATAGGCTGTTTACTTATAATAAGCTGACATTCTTCAAGCAATTGCAATGCGCGTTGCGCATTTGTACAATCTACAGGAATAGTGATTGTGATTTTACGCTTATTTTTTAACTCTTGTAGTGAAGAAAACTTTTTCGAATATATTCCCATGGGCTCAAGATGGACTTTAATAAAAGGGACGAGCTTCCCTAAACTACCATAACGCCTACATTCATCCTGTAGAAAAGCTTCATGTTGAAAATAGTTCGCTTCAATTTGCTTATCAAGAAGCAAGCGATTTGGAATACGATAGTCATCAATAGGAAGAATTTTTAGCTTCAATCCTAAAGTTTTCGCCTCTCCTTGCAAAGTATAGAGCAATTCAGCATGGGGTATGGGACTAGCAGCAATACGGATTACATCTTCGGATTCCTGTTTTTGGCAAGAAGTAAGAAACAGAGTCAGGGAAATAACTCTTCTAAGTCTTAACCATGTTATTTTCATAAAATCCCTCGGTATTTTAATATGCGACGGCCATAGAAATTGCCTAGATTACGAACAATTTCGATACATGCTAGCGTAATCACGAGTACTGACATTGTGACTGATAATTGAAAACGGTAGTACCCATACTGCAATAACACTTGTCCCAATCCCCCTCCTCCTACAAATCCTGCAAGTGTTGAACAAGAAATAAGATGGATAATAAGGGATTTAAGAGAAAATATAAGGTCGGGATAACTTTCTGGAAGGAGGATATCTTTAATAATTTTAATCCTAGGAATTCCTAAAGCAGTCGCAGGTTCAAGATAAATAAGAGCTGAATTTCGCAAAGCATTTGATACTAATGTTACGACAAAAGGAATCGCTCCAATTGTAAGTGGAACAATAGATGCTGTTGTTCCTAAAGATGTTCCGATAATCCACCGCGTTACAGGGAAAAGGATAACAATTAAAATAGCAAAAGGAATCGCAGTAAGAAAACTCAAGGCAATGGATACTGTAGTATGGAAAAATTTAGGAATATTACAAAATAACCCCATGCCTATAAATCCTCCTATTAAACAAGAAAATAAAAAGGAAAAACCTACCATATAGAAGGTATTCCCAGTTTCCTTAAGTAAAAGTAGAATCAGATCTCTCTGCACGGTATTCTCCTATTATTATCTACAATTCAATTCTTTAATAAGAACACCTCGTTCTGTTAATACAATCTTAGCCTGTCTTCGATTCTCTAAGGAGCCTTCTAAGTCCACAATTAAAAAGCCCATAGGAGTGTTCCTAAATAAATCAATCCTTCCTGATAAGATATTTATTGATACAATACCTGTTTGAATGATTTCGCTAACAATGCCTTGGGCAGCAAGCTCTTTGGGAAAGCCTAGTCTCAATAATTCTGTGTAGTTCCTATTCTTATAAAGGAAAGAAAAATCTTGTGAGACCCGATCAAATAGTCCTTCTGTCAAAGGGCTCTGCGGAGTAAGAAAGAGTTGTTCTGTGGCTCCCAATTCTTCGATAACACCTTGATGCATAACTAAAGTACGAGAGCAAATTTTTTTAATGATATCTATTTCATGGGAGACCAGGACAAGGGTAACCTTTCTCTCATCATTCAGTTTAAGGAATTTTTCTATAATATCTTCCGTAGACTTTGGATCCAAGGCTGAAGTAATTTCATCGCAAAGCAAAACTTGAGGTTCACAAATTATTGCTCTAGCAATGGCAACTTTTTGTTTTTGCCCACCGCTAAGATTTCCTGGGTAGACATCTTTTTTGTGATAGAGGTTTAAAAAATTAAGTGTTTCAAGGACTCTTTCATGCACTTCTTCTTGCAGCATATGACTGTTATGAACATGGAGAGGATAAGCAATATTTTGAAAGACAGTTTTTGCAGAAAATAACCCATAGTTTTGGGAAATATAGGCAACCTTCTTAGCAAAATTACTGCGTGACATTTTTTTTACTGCTAAAGAACTTTGAAATCCAGCTATAGTTATGGATCCTGTAGTAGGAAATTCGAGAAAATCTAAACAACGTAATAATGTAGTTTTTCCAGAGCCACTATGACCTATGATACCAAATATCTCTCCTGAATACACAGAAAAAGATACCTCTTTTAAAAGGCTATGCAGGCCTAGGGTTTTACTTAAATTTGCAACAGAAATAATAGCAGAATGTTCTTTTAACACAGATATGTTTCCTCAACTCAAACTATACCTATAAAGGTCATCCTATTGCGATAAAGTTTTAATTACCTAAAATTTAGCAGTGTGAATTAAACTGTAAAGTCGTGTATTCTTTCAAGCTAGATATTCTTCTTCTTTTCAGATTCATCGTAAGATGCTCGTTCGATGTCAAAGATGAATTCTTATAAAGATGCTTGACAAATCTCCTAGATTACGGTCAAACTAGCTGTTGATGATACCTACGGAGGTAGGCCTTATGCCGAGCATTTATGATTTTTTAGGAAATGACGATGACAATTTATTAACCCACGAATGTAAGCACATTCGGAAGGAAAGTCTGACTCTTCCTTGTCATGATTTTGTAGATAAAGTTTTTGTGGAGTCGGATAGGAATAATCGAGCATTAAGGTCCTTACAAACATTATTTTCTCATGGCCGATTAGCAAACACAGGTTATATGTCTATTCTCCCGGTGGATCAAGGGGTCGAACATAGTGCAGGAGCTTCTTTTGTTGCAAATCCTTTATATTTTAATCCAGAAAATATTATAAAACTAGCAATTGAAGGAGGATGCAATGCTGTAGCTTCTTCTTATGGTATCTTAGCGTTGTTTTCTAGAAAATATGCCCATAAGATTCCTTTTATCCTCAAGTTAAACCATAATGAACTCCTTTCTTATCCAACAAGCTATCACCAAATTTTCTTTAGTCAGGTAGAGGCTGCATATTTGATGGGAGCTATTGCTGTAGGAGCGACCGTATATTTTGGTTCTGAGACCTCTCATGATGAAATTGTTGCTGTGTCAAAAGCTTTCGCTAAAGCGCGTGAGTTAGGGTTGGCAACTATTCTTTGGTGTTACCTTAGAAATTCCGCGTTTGTAGTTAATAATATTGATTATCACAGTGCTGCCGATCTTACAGGACAAGCAGATTACCTTGGAGCAACATTGGGCGCTGATATTGTAAAGCAAAAGCTTCCCACTTGCCAGGGAGGATTCAAAGCAATAAAATTTAGCAAAACTGATGAAAGAATTTATACTGAATTATCCTCGGACCACCCTATAGACCTTTGTCGTTACCAAGTTTTAAATAGTTATTGTGGTAAAATAGGATTAATCAATTCTGGTGGACCTTCCGGAGATAATGATCTTACAGATGCTATTAAAACAGCTGTTATTAATAAAAGAGCTGGAGGTATGGGTCTTATTTTAGGAAGAAAAGCTTTTCAACAACCGCTTTCTGAAGGAATTCAACTATTGAATTTAGTGCAGGACATTTATTTAGACCCAAACATTACAATAGCCTAACCTTCCAAAAAATTTTCATGCATACAAAACCCACAAAACCGTTAGGAACCTTTACCGTAGGCATGCTATCCCTAGCTGTAGTGATTAGCTTACGTAATCTACCGCTTACAGCAAAACATGGTCTCTCGACTTTGTTTTTTTATGCCATTGCTGTAGCTTGTTTTATGGTTCCTTATGCTCTTATTGCTGCTGAGCTTGCTTCTTTTAAACCTCAAGGCATTTATATCTGGATACGAGATGCCTTAGGCAAATGGTGGGGATTTTTTGCCATATGGATGCAATGGTTTCACAATATGACCTGGTACCCAGCTATGCTTGCCTTTATTGCAAGTACAATAGTCTATAAAATCAATCCCGATCTCGCTCATAATAAAGTCTATCTTGCCATAGTAATTCTTGCAGGATTTTGGTTATTAACGTTTTTTAACTTCCTAGGCATTAGCTCCTCTGCATTATTTAGTTCTATCTGTGTAATTATAGGAACGCTCATTCCTGGCATTATCCTAGTAAGTTTAGCACTTTTTTGGATTTTCTCTGGCCACCCTATAGCGATTTCTCTTTCATGGAGTGATATCATTCCAGATATTAGTAATATGTCTTCATTTGTTCTACTTGCAGGGATGTTGCTCGCTTTATGCGGTCTTGAAGCTAACGCTAACCTCGCTTCAGATATGGTAAATCCTAGAAAAAATTATCCTAGAGCTGTCTTTATCGGGACGATAGCCACTTTGTTCATTTTAGTACTAGGCTCTTTGTCAATTGCGATTGTAATTCCAAAAGAAGAAATTAGTTTAGTTTCAGGACTAGTAAAAGCATTTACCCTCTTTTTTGACAAATATCACCTCTCATGGATGACAGGAATCATTGTTCTTATGACAATTGCAGGTTCTTTAGGAGAGTTAAACGCCTGGATATTTGCTGGAACTAAGGGGCTCTTCGTCTCCACACAAAATGATTGCTTACCACATATATTTAAAAAGGTGAACACCAAGAATGTTCCTACTAATTTAATGATATTTCAGGCTATTGTAGTGACAATATTCACCTTATTATTTTTGTGTTTGGATTCTGCTGATCTTGTTTATTGGATTTTAAGTGCACTGAGTATTCAAATGTATCTTGCCATGTACATTTGTCTATTTATTGCAGGCCCTGTATTACGTATTAAAGAGCCCAAAGCTCGGCGTTTATACTCCATCCCTGGAAAATTTTGGAGAATTTGTATTTTATCTTTTTTAGGAACTTGTTCTTGTATTTTCGCTTTATGGATTAGCTTCTTGCCTCCACAGGAATTTACTAACCTCTCTGAAAAAGGTAAGATAGCCTATACGATTTTCTTACTGCTCGCTTTTACCTTAAACTGTCTAATTCCTTTCGGTATCTACTTCGCACATAAGCGTTTATCTAAAAAAGTCAGTTAGAGGTTCCCTTCTCTTTTTATAAAAAATTCTAAAACCAATAGCTTTTTTCGCTTAAGACTGCATTAAATTAGCTAAAAAAGAAAAAGTTTATGCATCCAGTGATCAGAAAAAAGATAATCATCGACATGATGTCATTCAATGCTGTAACAATAGGTCCGGAAGCTAAAGCAGGGTCTACACCAATTTTCACAAAGAAAAATGGAGAAAGAACCCCTAGAGTGGTTGCTGTAAGAGAAGCTCCTAAAATTCCAGTAGCGACAGTAACTCCTAATTGTATGCTACTTCCAGAAAAGATATTTAAACCTAAAAATCCCATTAAATAGACAACAATACCGCAAAGAATGCCAAGAGCAACTCCCGTAAGCAAACCTATGGTGATTTCTTTAAAAATGGTTTCCCGACGCCGCCCAAAAGATAACGTTCCCGTAGCCATGCTACGGACTAAAATTGTACTACATTGAACTCCAACATTTCCCGACATCCCGTTAATTAAAGGAATGAAAAAAATAATCAAAGCTAATAATGCTGGAGAAATTTTTTGGAAATAAGCCATAACCGAAGCGCTAATTAACCCTGCGCATAACGTAACAAGAAGCCAAGGTGCTCTAAGTAAAAATCTCTGGACTACATGACAGCTATGATATCCCACATCTTCAGTTGTCCCAGCCATTCTAGCAATAGTCTCATCAGCAATATCCTCAATCGCTTCAACGACATCTTCATAAGTAATTGCTCCAATTAAAAAGTTTTCCTCATCTACTACTGGAAGGGCTGCAATCTTATACCTTTCAACAAGATCAACAACCTCCTCTCGAGTCACGTCGGGCAATACCTTATGCTCTACCTGGCTCATAATTTGCTTTAAAGAAACTTCCGGAGGATTAATAATTAAACTTCTATCTGTAACAACACCTTGAAGTTCTCCTTTAAAATCCAAGACAAAAACTAAGCGAGTCAAATCAATCCCCGGATTATTTCGGATGCAGGCAGAAACATCCTTAACCTTTGTTTCCATCAAAAAAGCAAAAAATTCGTTTGTCATCAAACGACCCGCAGTATTTCTACCGTGCTTTTGCAGATCACGAATTTTTAAGGCTTTTTTAGAATCTATCAATTCAAGAATTCTGCGATATCTACGATCAGGGATATCATCCAAAACCCAAACAGCTTCATCAGGAGGCATCTGCTCAATTAAAGTACAAACTTCAATGTCAGAAAGTCTACGAAAAATTGCCCAACGTGAAGCAGAGTCAGTATTAATAATGAAAGCAACTTTAGAAGTATTACAGGAAAGATTTTTATAAAGAATTGCTCGAGATCCAGACGGAAGACAGGAAACAGCATAAGCAAGATCTATAGGGTTATATTCACTAACAATTTTAGACAAATCGTGGGAATGTATATCTGTGGATAAGCAAGTAAAAGCTTTCTCTAACTTAAAACTCAGCTCATCATCCAAATGACTTGTCTTAGAATCCATTAGATTTCCTGAGCCAAAAGCAGTATCTAATTTATCCTCACTTCGGTTCTGCTCTCCTGCCATACCCTACCTCTTTGATTCTCAAGAATTTCATGAAATGTATATCTTGTCCTAAGATTAACTAAATAGGGATCTTTCAGCCATCTAGTCTCAGTAATTTTCATACCACAACGAATAGAACGTAGGATCATTTCCCACGCTGTCTCTATATCTTCTTCTACAGAATAGAACTTCCCTAAATTTAAATAAGCCCCAGGAGAGCCTAAAGAAGCTGCTTGTTCCAAGTACATTTTAGCAAGTTTACTTGCACGTATACACTTCGTTTTCCAGAAAAAAAATAAATATACTTTTCCTAGCAAAAGTAAAATATTTTCATCTTGAGGACAAGACTCTAAAAGAGGCAGTAAAATTGCCTCTGCTTTCTCAACTGACCCCAGATCTTCTAATAATCTTCCCTTTTCTAAGAGAGTAGCAGCAAGAATAATTTTTGCTCGAAAAGAAAGAAGCAGAGAATCTATCTGCGATAGAAGAGCATGAGCTTCATTATAATAAGTAAGATCCTCTTGTAACTCTGCAAGTAAATAATATGAATAACCCCAAAGTTCTATAATTTCTGGTTGATGACTTAAATCCCATGCTTTACGATAATATAATAATGATTCTATTAAGAATATTTCTTTATAAGCCTCATCTACTGTAACTTCTGCTAAACACTTCAGTGCCAATCCCCGATCACTCCAAAATAAAAAAGCTTCAGGACGCAATGAACATAACTTACTGGCTACATCTACAGCCTTTTGCAGTAATCTTGCACTTTTTTTCTTGACTCCCCAAGAAAAATACCCGTCAAAAAGTTTTTGCCATGCCTCAACAGAATCAAAATCCCATTCTACACAAGAAAGAAAACAAGACACAGCAGAAGCAAAATTTGCATTATCATTAAAATACAAAGCTGAACAAAGCTGAACAGTACCTAAAGCATAGATAAAAGAACTATTTCCAGGAAAAGCTTTCATTGCAGAAATCAGACGCAATCGACTTTCTTTAAACAAATTAGGTTCTTCTAGGTACAATCCTAAAATAGAAATTCCCATTGCTAATAAGCTAGAAAGCACAATCGGATTATTAGATTTTTTTTGGATAGAAGCAAGTTTTTCCAACCCAGCTTCAATGTGTTTTACATTACTATTTAACCAACCAGAGCGAATTAATAACTCTCCCCAAACTATCCACAATTCTGAAAGATGAGGAAATGATTGCAAAGTTTGGTAAAGTATCTGGGTTGCCTGATAAAAATGTTCCTTTTTATAAGTCACATCGAAAAGCTTTACAGCAGCAAGAGCGTAGCTATAACGATAATTTTGATAAGAAATGCTATCAGGAGCTCGGGTAAAGCTTAAAAAAATAGCCTGAGAAAAATGTTTCATGCTCTGTTCTATCCAGAAAGCCTTTCCTTCTCTAGTTCCTAAAACAACCAACCCTTTAGCATAATCTGCATGAATATCTGGGGCATGAGAATTTAGAGTTAAAGCTTGAGCTAAACATCGTATTCCATAGGTCAAATCATACAACTCTAAATGTTTGTGATACAACGCTAGAAAGCTCTTACCGACTGTCTGGTATACAGTAGCAGTAGCAGCTAAAGAAATCTCCTCTTGCTTTATCCCCAAACTAAAATGTTCCCATCCCAACCGATATTGTAATTGAGGATGCATTTCTAAGAGTTTCTTTATTAAATGATAATTTTCCACAACTTGAAAAAGAAATTTTATATCTCCTGTTAAAGAATACAATTCAAAATTAATACATGTGCGAACAGAACATAAAGAAAGCCTATCCGAAGCACTAATTCTTAATTCTTGAAAAAGAAGATCCACATAAATAAGGACGTCCATAAGTAAAGACAAATTTTTATATCTTAGTCCATACGTGGTACCATAAAAAATAATCTTTTTTAAAATTATAGGATGGCTACGAGTTAACATCAACAAAGTTTGAGCTACTGCTAAATATCCTTCATTAAAAGTTTGCGAATGCATTGCACATTCAATTTCAGATAATAGGAAACCTACAGTGCCCTTAAAACAACCAAACTCATCCTGAGGCCCCAACTCACTTGTGACCACTTTAGAAGAAATAAAAGGTAGTGGTGATTTAATCATGTACCTTCTTTGTTATAGTAATGAAACCTTCTTACAGTCAATTTAGAAAACTAAAAAATAGTCCAATTTGTTAGATCAAAAACCCCTTATCAATTTGCGATAAATAGGTCTATTAGCTTTAAAATATCGAAAGCCATTTTAGCGTATTCGATTTTTCAATCAAAAATATTTTATCGCAAAGAAGCCATTTATTGAAAAATTCATCTTTTTTCCCAGTCAAAAATCACTAGATCTAAATTCAGTATCATTATGTATAGGCTAATCTGGATAGGCTTTATGACAAGCCGGTCCAACATATTGAATTGAAGGAGATCCTCCAGAAATTATTTTTCCTTCCTTAAAAAGAAAGACAGCTACTGGTTGACAGCACCTTAATGAATAACAACCATGTTGTCCTAATCCTAGTCTATTTCCTTCTCCTTCAAAGTGGAAATTTTTTTGATTTCCTGCAAACAATATATGCGCTCGTGAGTATATGACATCATCATTCCAATCTCTTTCCAAAGAACCGAGAGCTACACGTCCTGCCAAAGGACTTAACAATGCATAAAAAGTAGTCATTATATACGCAGAGCCGTAGAAAGGAGCTTTTAACAATGCCGCTAATGAACGCCCCATCTCTCGAACAATATCGTTATAAATAAAACGTTCTTCCTCAAAAAGGCTTTTGCAAAAAAAATAATCATATACCATTCGAAAAAGAATATAAAAAGGAATTATAAAAAACCTTATGAGATTGTAGACCATTCTACTTAAAACTAAAAAAAGTACTATAAAAATAGGAAGCACGTGGAATTCATAAGGAAAACGATAGACTAAAGCAATACCAGAGCCCTTGTGAT is a window encoding:
- a CDS encoding MetQ/NlpA family ABC transporter substrate-binding protein; protein product: MTWLRLRRVISLTLFLTSCQKQESEDVIRIAASPIPHAELLYTLQGEAKTLGLKLKILPIDDYRIPNRLLLDKQIEANYFQHEAFLQDECRRYGSLGKLVPFIKVHLEPMGIYSKKFSSLQELKNKRKITITIPVDCTNAQRALQLLEECQLIISKQPIDLNTTSRDVCGKDNRNITIVEVAAPLLMGSLSDTDAAVIPGHFAIAGGFSPKVDSLCLENLDMSKYTNIVVIRDEDLNTCAMLKLKKLFQSSAVKNFFDLKYQGNIITIVEENEK
- a CDS encoding amino acid permease, which translates into the protein MHTKPTKPLGTFTVGMLSLAVVISLRNLPLTAKHGLSTLFFYAIAVACFMVPYALIAAELASFKPQGIYIWIRDALGKWWGFFAIWMQWFHNMTWYPAMLAFIASTIVYKINPDLAHNKVYLAIVILAGFWLLTFFNFLGISSSALFSSICVIIGTLIPGIILVSLALFWIFSGHPIAISLSWSDIIPDISNMSSFVLLAGMLLALCGLEANANLASDMVNPRKNYPRAVFIGTIATLFILVLGSLSIAIVIPKEEISLVSGLVKAFTLFFDKYHLSWMTGIIVLMTIAGSLGELNAWIFAGTKGLFVSTQNDCLPHIFKKVNTKNVPTNLMIFQAIVVTIFTLLFLCLDSADLVYWILSALSIQMYLAMYICLFIAGPVLRIKEPKARRLYSIPGKFWRICILSFLGTCSCIFALWISFLPPQEFTNLSEKGKIAYTIFLLLAFTLNCLIPFGIYFAHKRLSKKVS
- a CDS encoding DciA family protein; translated protein: MFLRRKRHPLKKTASPIKHAKHYLYSYLKDIERILAAHPQEIVEAWNKILEGKYKEMSRAIGFKEQVLLVKVYNSSLYALLKQTDQSDLITCLHKIVPHAQIQGIQFLLG
- a CDS encoding class I fructose-bisphosphate aldolase, coding for MPSIYDFLGNDDDNLLTHECKHIRKESLTLPCHDFVDKVFVESDRNNRALRSLQTLFSHGRLANTGYMSILPVDQGVEHSAGASFVANPLYFNPENIIKLAIEGGCNAVASSYGILALFSRKYAHKIPFILKLNHNELLSYPTSYHQIFFSQVEAAYLMGAIAVGATVYFGSETSHDEIVAVSKAFAKARELGLATILWCYLRNSAFVVNNIDYHSAADLTGQADYLGATLGADIVKQKLPTCQGGFKAIKFSKTDERIYTELSSDHPIDLCRYQVLNSYCGKIGLINSGGPSGDNDLTDAIKTAVINKRAGGMGLILGRKAFQQPLSEGIQLLNLVQDIYLDPNITIA
- a CDS encoding methionine ABC transporter ATP-binding protein, with the translated sequence MLKEHSAIISVANLSKTLGLHSLLKEVSFSVYSGEIFGIIGHSGSGKTTLLRCLDFLEFPTTGSITIAGFQSSLAVKKMSRSNFAKKVAYISQNYGLFSAKTVFQNIAYPLHVHNSHMLQEEVHERVLETLNFLNLYHKKDVYPGNLSGGQKQKVAIARAIICEPQVLLCDEITSALDPKSTEDIIEKFLKLNDERKVTLVLVSHEIDIIKKICSRTLVMHQGVIEELGATEQLFLTPQSPLTEGLFDRVSQDFSFLYKNRNYTELLRLGFPKELAAQGIVSEIIQTGIVSINILSGRIDLFRNTPMGFLIVDLEGSLENRRQAKIVLTERGVLIKELNCR
- the mgtE gene encoding magnesium transporter, which translates into the protein MDSKTSHLDDELSFKLEKAFTCLSTDIHSHDLSKIVSEYNPIDLAYAVSCLPSGSRAILYKNLSCNTSKVAFIINTDSASRWAIFRRLSDIEVCTLIEQMPPDEAVWVLDDIPDRRYRRILELIDSKKALKIRDLQKHGRNTAGRLMTNEFFAFLMETKVKDVSACIRNNPGIDLTRLVFVLDFKGELQGVVTDRSLIINPPEVSLKQIMSQVEHKVLPDVTREEVVDLVERYKIAALPVVDEENFLIGAITYEDVVEAIEDIADETIARMAGTTEDVGYHSCHVVQRFLLRAPWLLVTLCAGLISASVMAYFQKISPALLALIIFFIPLINGMSGNVGVQCSTILVRSMATGTLSFGRRRETIFKEITIGLLTGVALGILCGIVVYLMGFLGLNIFSGSSIQLGVTVATGILGASLTATTLGVLSPFFFVKIGVDPALASGPIVTALNDIMSMIIFFLITGCINFFFFS
- a CDS encoding ABC transporter permease subunit, giving the protein MVGFSFLFSCLIGGFIGMGLFCNIPKFFHTTVSIALSFLTAIPFAILIVILFPVTRWIIGTSLGTTASIVPLTIGAIPFVVTLVSNALRNSALIYLEPATALGIPRIKIIKDILLPESYPDLIFSLKSLIIHLISCSTLAGFVGGGGLGQVLLQYGYYRFQLSVTMSVLVITLACIEIVRNLGNFYGRRILKYRGIL